In the genome of Nasonia vitripennis strain AsymCx chromosome 4 unlocalized genomic scaffold, Nvit_psr_1.1 chr4_random0003, whole genome shotgun sequence, one region contains:
- the LOC116417056 gene encoding uncharacterized protein LOC116417056, giving the protein MGVSSLSGQNMVLNRRVNTQVSWFECKSPVFLLRKPESKTLRSSLVKALARLLVITCQCTLVLLVDQILGVSVILEHDQCPNGPTPTCVLYSREIVQCYKCNFS; this is encoded by the exons ATGGGTGTTTCCTCGCTCAGTGGTCAAAATAtg GTTCTCAATAGGCGTGTCAACACCCAAGTTAGCTGGTTCGAGTGCAAGAGCCCAGTCTTTCTCCTGCGAAAGCCGGAGTCCAAGACTCTACGCAGCAGCCTCGTCAAGGCCCTGGCTAGACTTCTGGTGATCACTTGCCAGTGCACTCTAGTGCTACTCGTCGACCAGATTCTGGGTGTTTCGGTTATTTTGGAGCACGACCAGTGTCCTAACGGGCCCACCCCTACGTGTGTTCTGTATTCAAGAGAAATAGTGCAGTGTTACAAGTGTAATTTTAGTTAA